In Trichoderma breve strain T069 chromosome 4, whole genome shotgun sequence, the following proteins share a genomic window:
- a CDS encoding 2OG-Fe dioxygenase domain-containing protein: protein MSSFRSAQRAVRASAPLLRSTPLITNRGSQRLFHESSKAKAVEAIATQTPLSNGPPPPPYMAQQVQQQQQISQPTPQVEGYTQLNVRDQAYKPKFYETIGKIMKLREKYLRDRAIFVESEEMIELMLGLGAKESDIPGMKTVSDRLYHDPTLPFRLTRNSRFCLDFDTHSIRRLEFQPFCLTVEEDFNRYDSGAIRRFDEVENDLQLNSIFQALFVFKAMIIHGIEVAHRPKLEYGINKWVCTLFSLRTVTTPHILGEPALEGVHSDGVDHTMTTFLGSYNMSDNSAATFMHDMEEKTGIPLEQIQPIHLVGRVQHKRFLDTLMVVDHERKHSLSPVFPVDKNKEAHRDMLVFFTRKPVERTHVSGGIDSLNPHKDLPMEIPLYLPGAN from the coding sequence atgtCTTCATTCAGGTCCGCCCAACGTGCAGTCCGTGCTTCTGCACCCCTGCTTCGTTCTACAcctctcatcaccaaccgGGGCAGCCAACGTTTGTTTCACGAGTCTagcaaggccaaggctgtaGAGGCTATCGCCACCCAGACGCCACTGAGCAACGGCCCGCCCCCTCCCCCTTATATGGCTCAACAGgttcaacagcagcagcagatttCGCAGCCAACACCCCAGGTAGAGGGCTACACACAGCTTAACGTCAGAGATCAAGCGTACAAACCCAAGTTCTACGAAACCATCGGCAAGATCATGAAGCTTCGCGAAAAGTACCTGCGTGATCGTGCCATCTTCGTCGAGTCTGAGGAGATGATCGAACTTATGCTCGGACTCGGCGCCAAGGAGTCTGACATCCCCGGCATGAAGACTGTCTCAGACAGGCTGTACCACGACCCTACCCTGCCCTTCCGCCTGACGCGCAACAGCCGCTTCTGTCTCGACTTTGATACACACTCTATTCGCCGCCTAGAGTTCCAGCCCTTTTGCCTGACCGTCGAGGAGGACTTCAACCGTTACGACTCTGGTGCTATCCGCCGATTTGACGAGGTTGAAAATGACTTGCAGCTCAACTCAATCTTCCAGGCACTGTTCGTCTTCAAGGCCATGATCATCCATGGCATAGAGGTTGCTCATCGCCCTAAGCTAGAGTACGGAATTAACAAGTGGGTGTGCACCCTCTTCAGCCTCCGCACTGTTACCACTCCCCATATTCTGGGAGAGCCTGCGCTCGAGGGTGTGCACTCTGATGGTGTTGATCACACCATGACCACCTTTTTGGGAAGCTACAACATGTCAGACAACAGTGCTGCCACATTCATGCACGACATGGAAGAGAAGACTGGCATCCCCCTGGAACAGATCCAGCCCATCCACTTGGTTGGTCGAGTCCAGCACAAGAGGTTCCTCGATACACTCATGGTTGTTGATCATGAGCGTAAGCACAGCTTGTCACCAGTTTTTCCAGTCGATAAGAACAAAGAGGCGCATCGGGATATGcttgtcttcttcactcGCAAGCCTGTGGAGCGAACCCACGTGTCTGGCGGCATCGACTCACTCAACCCTCACAAGGATCTGCCTATGGAGATTCCTCTTTACTTGCCTGGTGCCAACTAA
- a CDS encoding AMP-binding enzyme domain-containing protein has protein sequence MPFTTPPYIHKLPFDPPDSIPIHEFLFNDGDKYGRYPIADSRPPFTCGITGKSYSAVEVKNRIEWLSAALASELGFEVNGRSEFDKVIALFSVNTIDTMTISWAAHRFSGVSSPISPSYSATELAKQLKAVKCKALFTCATLLPTALEAASAANIPKTHVYLLEIPEKALKGAIIPTDIKSLKWEQGQGASQTAFLCSSSGTSGLPKNVKISHRNVIANTLQMSTYESNYKSGKPESLLAVLPMSHSYALIVTGHSGVYRGYNAVVLPGFDLVDVLEAVQKHSIETLWMVPPMIVALIKNSAITARYNLEHVKTTVVGASNLTKEVNEQFARFSPNCQLIQGYGLTETSVVVSMQNKADVMFGSCGHIFPGYEGRLISRDGEEVTELDTPGELLLRSPSVMLGYLDNKKATKETFTSDGWLRTGDLMEFRKSDDGYEHLFIVDRVKEMIKVRGLQISPTEVEALLLRHPCIADVCVVPISDDSAGELPLAFIVRSPAGKKEDERLLKQRIHTFVNSELSEYKRLAGGIEFLEALPKSASGKTKRGEMKERAKKIFETGRAKALPKVLQVYVYESSDDEDSEDDE, from the exons ATGCCGTTTACTACTCCGCCCTACATCCACAAATTGCCTTTCGACCCTCCGGACTCAATACCTATCCATGAATTCCTATTTAATGATGGAGACAAGTACGGCCGGTATCCGATTGCAGATTCTCGCCCACCTTTTACTTGCGGCATCACCGGAAAGTCGTATTCCGCTGTCGAGGTGAAGAATCGTATAGAATGGCTTTCAGCTGCACTTGCATCAGAGTTGGGATTCGAAGTCAATGGTAGGAGCGAGTTTGATAAGGTCATAGCGTTATTCAGCGTCAACACG ATAGACACGATGACTATCTCGTGGGCTGCTCATCGCTTCTCAGGAGTATCATCACCTATAAGCCCTTCGTATTCCGCTACCGAACTTGCAAAACAGCTCAAGGCAGTTAAATGCAAGGCTCTGTTTACATGTGCGACGCTGCTCCCTACGGCTCTTGAAGCGGCATCTGCGGCGAATATCCCCAAGACGCATGTATATCTGCTGGAAATTCCAGAGAAAGCACTAAAAGGTGCCATCATCCCGACTGATATCAAGTCG CTAAAGTGGGAGCAGGGTCAAGGTGCCAGCCAAACTGCATTCTTATGCTCCTCCAGCGGAACATCTGGATTACCA AAAAATGTCAAGATCTCGCACAGAAATGTCATCGCCAATACGCTACAGATGAGCACATACGAATCCAACTACAAGAGCGGAAAGCCAGAGTCACTCTTAGCTGTACTTCCCATGAGCCACAGCTACGCTTTAATCGTTACTGGACACTCTGGTGTATATCGTGGCTACAATGCAGTCGTACTGCCGGGATTTGATCTTGTTGACGTCTTAGAGGCAGTACAGAAGCATTCCATAGAGACACTCTGGATG GTGCCTCCCATGATAGTTGCTCTGATTAAGAACTCTGCCATCACCGCGAGATATAACCTCGAACATGTCAAGACAACTGTAGTTGGCGCCTCCAATCTCACAAAAGAGGTCAATGAACAGTTTGCTCGCTTTTCCCCCAATTGTCAGCTCATACAAGGATATGGACTCACTGAGACTTCAGTTGTTGTATCTATGCAAAACAAGGCAGACGTTATGTTTGGTTCCTGTGGCCATATTTTCCCTGGCTATGAGGGTCGACTGATAAGccgagatggcgaagaggtGACAGAGCTAGATACTCCTGGAGAACTTCTTTTGCGGTCGCCATCAGTGATGCTAGGGTACCTTGATAATAAGAAAGCAACAAAGGAAACATTTACAAGCGATGGGTGGTTACGAACAGGCGATCTGATGGAATTTCGCAAGAGTGATGATGGGTACGAGCATCTTTTCATTGTTGATCGAGTCAAGGAGATGATCAAGGTTAGG GGACTACAGATTTCTCCAACAGAAGTTGAAGCTCTCTTGTTGCGTCACCCTTGCATCGCGGACGTTTGCGTCGTCCCAATTTCGGACGATTCCGCGGGCGAACTGCCACTCGCTTTCATCGTGCGATCACCCGCCggcaagaaggaagatgagCGCTTGCTTAAGCAAAGGATCCACACCTTTGTTAATAGCGAGCTATCCGAGTATAAGCGCCTAGCTGGAGGAATCGAGTTTCTTGAAGCACTTCCTAAATCAGCCAGTGGTAAGACAAAACGAGGTGAGATGAAGGAGCGGGCAAAGAAAATATTTGAGACAGGTAGAGCAAAGGCCTTGCCAAAGGTGCTACAAGTTTATGTGTACGAATCCTCTGATGACGAAGAcagcgaggatgatgaatga
- a CDS encoding polyketide synthase dehydratase domain-containing protein has product MEPLVGAPPAIAIVGIGLKLPGGITTTDEYWDLLINKKNTRRQVPENRYGAHAFESKLGTPGTLKSTYGHYLDRDLEKWDASFFSMSKAEVEKLDPQHRLLLEVIWECMENGGQKNWRGRNIGCYVGVFGEDWLDLYAKDPQHLGTHRILTGGDFALSNRASYEYDLRGPSMTIRTACSSSLVALHEACQAIYTGECESAVVAGASLFLSPTMAIALSEQGVLSPTGSSINAIFIKKLEDAIRDGDPIRGVVRATATNFDGKTIGITNPNQEAHVALMRRAYNVAKISNISDTAFVECHGTGTSVGDPMETGAVGQVFGDHGIYIGSVKPNIGHGEGASGLSSLIKAVLSLEHETIPPQINFSEPSPKIKWDKYHFKVPTKPTPWPKDRLKRVSVNCFGVGGANAHVIVDSARPYVSQEEKVSSKSPQLLVVSAHQANSLKQRASELFNYAERHPDRVPDLAYTLGTRREDLSQRAFAIYDGVNPPELSPIIKHKDPPQVNFVFTGQGAQWAGMGADLLEQYTPFQDDIRKMDAALKSLSHPPQWTIEGELKRTQGESKIQQPEFSQPICTALQIGIVNLLKGWGVNPAAVVGHSSGEMGAAYAAGALTLEAAIIIAYYRGQVTQHHGRIGAMAAVGLGREDVTPYLQDGIVVACENSPKSVTLSGDVNPLDEVISRIKKDIPDCFARKLRVERAYHSDHMREIGDRYEKLLDGLVIDAKPIVPFFSSVTKRQIKRAGQLGPSYWRQNLENPVLFSPAVQLMMHSAVRDTVYLEIGPHAALSGPLRDIFKSVQMSSVSIYIPTLIRNENGPKSMLSSLGRLYQEAVPVNIAATTTGRTVLTDLPNYAWQHDTTYWYESRVSREWRLRRFPPHELIGNHILESDDLEPSWRNMFRLDNVPWARDHKIQDDIVLPAAAYIAMAIEAVRQLNGGDETDASLRQVEIQNALVLKEQQAHEIITHLRPVRLTSKLNSVWYEFSISSFNGTSWTKHCTGKVRAGKEISAGSEDVSEQPRQVSTTGWYRAMKKVGLNYGPDFQGLSNISAHPGRNTATATIRKRDPTMGPYYPLHPSIIDLVLQAFTVAIADGLTRKLKQLCVPTYIDELCISNGQPEMRLGTAAVSSATGAIRCSATIMADNKVILSLRNGEFSPLESGDTDEACPLPAAHLHWKPHVDFIAPNNLVQSVRSPPGEVAKVEKLALLYQLDVLRRIERLSTSAHLAHFHKWLTKQRTKALNGNYENVPDCARLARLSSKKVNTEIDTTKKLLLHTGCAKISLLLSRLAAAAEAIFKGVENADNILKQDGHFSDLCSFISGKSDFSLLLSSLAHINPTMRILELGSGSTNTTAATVKPLVNSAGERSYSKYVYTARNEETIQLASKELDGYDNIEYKILDISKDPKSQDFDLSSFDLIIANRTLHLTPHVQDTLQNIHKLIKPNGRLLIQELSPSANFYKFIMGLTPEWWRDIEDDHAGFSGSEGLIMDDDHITANILTTVASPIREPGKVTLLGHSQFQDHINDLSKLLGEMGYEVEFRTLSQEPDPEADVISLLDLHDTMFFEMTEDTFTSWQNYLGKFPAERGLLWVTGHAQVGSQDSRYATSIGATRNIRSELSLDFATLEIDLANFDPESILHVFHKFCTRVKDDEFDPDWEYAIVNGRVMIPRYQWIDIAEHAGETPCTEPESPKKLELARMGQLQTLQWVEDETKLVQDSQVEIEPRAVGMNFKDVLVAMGIVEGYKPGLGIECSGIVRKVGNNVQGLSPGDRVMTIGHGCFTTSFISEASLVVKIPDSLSFEDAATVPCVYATAIHALINLGGLCKGMSVLVHSACGGVGIAALNICKMMGAVIYATVGNPVKVQYLIENFGIPREHIFNSRDVSFYGDLMAITNGQGADLVLNSLSGELLHTSWKCVAPFGKMLEIGKRDFIGRGQLGMEVFESNRSFHGIDMSQMAVERPDMCKKMLQQFNRYYEEGAIKPIAPVKHFEAGDIVEAFRYMQKGQHIGKIVVSMPSDPSKLRSAAKPQAVKFKSDRTYLLVGGLGGLGKSVSNWMVENGAHNIMYLSRSAGDSEQDKRFIKEIESQGCAVQVIKGSVTSLQDVYRAVEQATMPIAGVFLMTMVLRDRGILQLSHDDWFTAARPKVDGAINLHQALEHCDLDFFTLFSSISYVVGQVGQANYSAANAYLTAFTQFRHQQGLPAGVVNVGVVDDIGYVVENPALLEQFRALNFYTTGETELLDALTYTMSHQHPTASSSDDGFFNPAELTIGLKSTKSLSDPNNRSIWKRDRRMAQAHLQDAGATSGASTGSEDFGQFMKSVNASPSLLDTPSNLDFLTAQIGTCIYNLMSRDVKDLDLSLNLTQLGVDSLVAIEIRNWWRRTLGVNVSVLEFMDAGSIENLGKLAAKGIKEAHRAA; this is encoded by the exons ATGGAGCCATTGGTCGGCGCACCACCAGCAATTGCTATTGTGGGAATAGGGTTGAAACTTCCAGGTGGAATCACAACAACTGACGAATACTGGGATCTTCTcataaataaaaagaataCACGACGACAGGTCCCTGAGAATCGATATGGAGCACACGCCTTCGAGAGTAAGCTGGGAACGCCTGGTACGTTGAAAAGCACATACGGACACTATTTGGACCGCGATCTGGAGAAATGGGACGCGTCGTTTTTTTCTATGAGCAAAGCGGAAGTCGAGAAGCTTGATCCGCAGCACagactgctgctggaagtgATTTGGGAATGCATGGAGAACGGGGGGCAAAAGAATTGGCGCGGCCGCAACATTGGCTGCTACGTTGGCGTCTTTGGTGAAGACTGGCTGGACCTGTATGCCAAAGACCCTCAGCATCTAGGCACGCACCGAATCTTGACCGGGGGAGATTTTGCACTATCCAACCGCGCGTCTTATGAGTATGATTTGAGGGGTCCCAG CATGACTATTCGTACTGCGTGTTCATCTTCACTTGTTGCACTCCACGAGGCTTGTCAAGCCATATATACCGGCGAGTGTGAATCTGCAGTTGTTGCTGGAGCCAGTCTGTTCCTATCGCCTACTATGGCCATCGCCTTATCCGAGCAAGGAGTTCTCTCACCAACGGGCTCAT CAATCAATGCAATTTTCATTAAGAAGTTGGAGGATGCGATCCGCGACGGCGATCCGATCCGAGGTGTCGTTCGAGCGACAGCCACGAACTTTGACGGCAAAACTATCGGCATTACAAATCCCAATCAAGAGGCGCATGTAGCTCTCATGCGTCGTGCTTATAACGTGGCCAAGATCTCAAATATTAGCGATACAGCTTTCGTCGAATGTCATGGAACAGGCACATCGGTCGGCGATCCGATGGAAACAGGAGCAGTTGGCCAAGTCTTTGGCGATCATGGTATATACATCGGATCG GTGAAACCAAACATTGGCCACGGAGAGGGCGCATCTGGTTTGAGCAGCTTGATCAAGGCTGTCCTGTCTCTGGAACATGAGACAATCCCACCACAGATCAACTTCTCTGAGCCTAGTCCCAAAA TAAAATGGGATAAATACCATTTCAAGGTCCCAACAAAGCCAACTCCATGGCCAAAGGACCGCTTGAAGCGTGTATCAGTGAACTGCTTTGGCGTGGGAGGTGCTAACGCTCAT GTTATTGTGGATTCAGCCAGGCCATACGTctcacaagaagaaaaagtttcCTCCAAGAGCCCTCAGTTACTAGTCGTTTCCGCTCATCAGGCCAATTCATTGAAGCAAAGAGCATCAGAGTTATTTAATTATGCTGAACGACATCCAGACCGAGTGCCAGATCTCGCATATACCCTAGgaacgagaagagaagactTAAGCCAGCGAGCTTTCGCTATTTATGATGGTGTAAACCCTCCTGAACTTTCCCCCATCATCAAACACAAGGACCCTCCTCAAGTAAATTTTGTCTTTACCGGACAAGGGGCCCAATGGGCAGGAATGGGTGCCGACCTTCTTGAACAATATACCCCCTTTCAAGATGATATACGGAAAATGGATGCTGCTCTCAAGAGcctctctcatcctcctcaatgGACAATAGAGGGAGAGCTCAAGCGAACTCAAGGAGAAAGCAAAATCCAACAGCCCGAATTCTCACAGCCAATCTGCACCGCTCTTCAAATCGGTATTGTCAATCTCCTTAAAGGATGGGGCGTCAACCCTGCGGCTGTGGTCGGGCATTCCAGCGGCGAGATGGGTGCTGCCTATGCAGCCGGTGCTCTTACTCTCGAAGCAGCCATTATAATCGCTTACTATCGCGGGCAAGTGACGCAGCATCATGGACGAATCGGTGCAATGGCGGCTGTTGGTCTCGGCCGCGAAGATGTGACACCCTATCTCCAGGACGGCATTGTGGTGGCATGTGAGAACAGCCCCAAGAGTGTGACTTTGTCGGGAGACGTGAACCCGTTAGATGAGGTGATTTCCCGTATCAAGAAAGACATACCCGACTGTTTTGCTCGTAAGCTGAGAGTCGAGAGAGCTTACCATTCGGATCATATGCGTGAGATTGGCGATAGATACGAGAAGCTACTCGATGGCCTCGTTATAGATGCGAAGCCCATCgtacccttcttctccagcgtcACCAAAAGGCAGATCAAGAGAGCTGGACAGCTGGGACCATCTTACTGGAGACAGAATCTAGAAAACCCAGTCTTGTTTTCGCCAGCAGTACAGCTTATGATGCACTCTGCTGTTAGAGATACAGTCTATCTTGAAATAGGTCCACATGCTGCTCTCTCTGGCCCGCTCCGAGATATATTCAAATCTGTCCAGATGTCCAGTGTATCGATTTACATTCCGACACTCATTAGAAACGAAAATGGGCCCAAGTCGATGCTCAGCTCTCTCGGGCGTCTATATCAAGAGGCTGTTCCTGTTAACATTGCAGCCACAACAACAGGCCGCACCGTTTTGACAGATCTTCCCAACTATGCTTGGCAACATGATACTACGTACTGGTATGAGAGTCGAGTCTCAAGAGAATGGCGCCTTCGCAGATTCCCTCCTCATGAACTCATTGGAAACCACATTCTCGAATCTGACGACTTGGAGCCTTCTTGGAGAAACATGTTTCGTTTGGATAATGTGCCCTGGGCTAGAGATCATAAGATCCAAGATGATATTGTCTTGCCCGCTGCTGCTTATATCGCAATGGCTATTGAGGCTGTAAGACAGCTCAACGGTGGCGACGAAACAGATGCATCTCTAAGACAGGTGGAGATTCAAAATGCCTTGGTATTAAAGGAACAACAAGCACACGAAATTATAACGCATCTCCGTCCAGTTCGGCTCACTTCAAAGCTCAACTCTGTCTGGTACGAGTTTTCCATTTCATCTTTCAACGGCACTTCCTGGACCAAGCACTGTACTGGAAAGGTCCGAGCAGGAAAAGAAATCAGTGCCGGCTCCGAAGATGTTAGTGAACAGCCGCGCCAAGTTTCCACTACAGGATGGTATCGCGCTATGAAAAAAGTTGGACTGAATTACGGCCCCGATTTCCAGGGCTTATCCAACATTTCAGCTCACCCGGGGCGAAatactgctactgctactatTAGGAAACGCGATCCAACAATGGGCCCCTATTATCCTTTGCACCCCAGTATTATTGATCTTGTACTACAAGCCTTTACCGTAGCGATTGCTGACGGGTTAACTCGCAAACTCAAACAACTTTGCGTGCCGACCTATATCGATGAGCTATGCATCAGCAATGGCCAGCCAGAAATGCGCCTCGGGACGGCTGCGGTATCAAGCGCAACGGGAGCAATTCGCTGCTCTgccaccatcatggccgacAATAAAGTGATCTTGAGTCTAAGAAATGGAGAGTTTAGTCCCCTGGAGAGTGGCGATACGGATGAAGCTTGTCCGCTACCAGCTGCTCACTTACACTGGAAACCCCACGTCGATTTCATTGCTCCAAATAACCTCGTACAGTCAGTCCGCTCACCTCCAGGCGAAGTGGCAAAGGTTGAAAAGTTGGCTCTTTTATATCAGTTGGATGTACTTCGACGAATCGAGCGCCTCTCAACTTCTGCCCACCTGGCACATTTTCACAAATGGCTCACTAAGCAACGGACAAAGGCTCTCAATGGAAATTACGAGAATGTCCCGGATTGCGCACGTCTCGCTCGTCTTAGTTCAAAAAAGGTGAACACAGAAATCGACACTACGAAGaaactcctcctccacaCTGGCTGTGCCAAAATTTCTCTGCTTCTTAGTCGActagctgcagcagctgaggCAATCTTCAAGGGCGTAGAGAACGCCGATAACATACTCAAACAAGATGGACATTTTAGTGACCTGTGCAGTTTCATCAGTGGAAAGAGTGATTTCTCACTGTTACTCAGCTCTTTGGCTCATATCAATCCAACAATGAGGATCTTGGAGCTTGGGTCTGGTTCCACTAATACCACTGCTGCGACTGTGAAACCGCTCGTTAACTCGGCCGGTGAGCGCAGTTATAGCAAATACGTCTACACAGCCCGAAACGAAGAAACTATTCAGCTTGCAAGTAAGGAACTAGATGGGTATGACAATATCGAGTACAAGATCTTGGACATCTCCAAAGATCCTAAATCGCAAGACTTTGACCTTTCTTCATTCGATCTCATCATTGCCAACAGAACGCTTCATTTGACCCCGCATGTTCAAGATACCCTTCAGAATATTCATAAACTCATCAAACCGAACGGTCGATTACTTATCCAAGAGTTGTCACCAAGTGCGAACTTTTATAAATTCATCATGGGCCTCACTCCCGAGTGGTGGAGAGATATAGAAGATGATC ATGCTGGATTCTCAGGTAGCGAAGGTCTGATTATGGACGATGATCACATTACAGCGAATATTCTCACTACTGTGGCTTCTCCTATTCGCGAGCCTGGAAAAGTCACTCTTCTTGGACATTCACAATTTCAGGATCACATAAATGATCTTTCCAAGTTACTGGGTGAGATGGGCTATGAAGTTGAATTCCGTACTCTTTCACAGGAGCCTGATCCAGAGGCAGATGTCATCTCTCTTTTAGACCTTCACGACACAATGTTCTTTGAGATGACTGAAGATACTTTTACCTCATGGCAGAACTATCTTGGCAAATTTCCTGCTGAAAGAGGGTTATTATGGGTTACCGGACACGCCCAAGTCGGATCACAAGATTCTCGGTACGCAACCTCCATTGGCGCAACTCGAAATATTAGATCCGAGCTTTCGCTAGACTTTGCCACGTTAGAGATTGATTTGGCGAATTTCGATCCGGAAAGCATTTTACATGTTTTCCACAAGTTCTGTACTAGAGTCAaagatgatgagtttgatcCTGATTGGGAGTATGCAATTGTCAATGGAAGGGTCATGATACCGCGATATCAGTGGATAGATATCGCAGAACATGCTGGAGAGACACCTTGTACAGAACCTGAGTCTCCCAAAAAGCTCGAACTTGCGCGCATGGGCCAACTACAAACGCTTCAGTGGGTTGAAGACGAGACAAAACTGGTTCAAGACAGTCAAGTCGAGATTGAGCCTCGTGCTGTTGGTATGAACTTTAAAGACGTTCTTGTTGCCATGGGCATTGTTGAAGGTTACAAACCTGGTCTTGGGATCGAGTGTTCTGGTATCGTCCGCAAAGTCGGCAATAATGTTCAAGGCCTCTCACCTGGAGATCGAGTAATGACCATTGGTCACGGATGCTTTACAACAAGCTTCATCTCAGAGGCAAGTCTTGTGGTCAAAATTCCCGACAGCCTCAGCTTTGAGGATGCTGCTACAGTTCCATGTGTTTATGCCACTGCAATCCATGCACTCATCAACTTGGGCGGATTGTGTAAGGGCATGTCAGTTCTCGTCCATTCTGCCTGTGGTGGTGTCGGTATTGCCGCACTCAACATCTGTAAAATGATGGGTGCCGTTATATACGCCACTGTCGGCAATCCTGTGAAGGTGCAGTATCTGATTGAGAACTTTGGGATTCCTCGCGAGCACATCTTTAACTCTCGTGATGTCTCATTCTACGGAGACCTCATGGCCATTACTAATGGCCAAGGCGCTGATTTAGTGCTCAACTCGTTATCAGGAGAGTTGTTGCACACTTCATGGAAATGTGTTGCTCCGTTTGGGAAGATGCTTGAAATTGGAAAACGGGACTTCATCGGCCGAGGGCAGCTTGGGATGGAAGTATTCGAGTCCAACCGCTCATTTCATGGCATTGACATGTCGCAAATGGCTGTTGAAAGGCCAGACATGTGTAAAAAGATGCTACAACAATTCAACAGGTACTATGAGGAGGGTGCTATCAAGCCTATCGCACCTGTTAAGCACTTTGAGGCTGGGGATATCGTTGAGGCTTTCCGATACATGCAAAAGGGCCAACACATTGGCAAGATTGTCGTATCTATGCCATCAGACCCATCGAAGCTCCGATCAGCAGCAAAACCTCAAGCTGTAAAGTTCAAATCTGACAGAACCTACCTGTTAGTAGGAGGACTTGGCGGCTTAGGCAAATCTGTCTCCAACTGGATGGTAGAAAACGGCGCACATAATATAATGTATTTGTCGCGATCCGCTGGAGATTCTGAACAAGATAAGAGGTTTATCAAAGAGATCGAATCACAAGGGTGTGCGGTTCAGGTCATTAAAGGGAGCGTTACAAGTCTGCAAGATGTTTACCGAGCGGTGGAACAGGCGACAATGCCAATCGCAGGAGTTTTCTTGATGACTATGGTTCTGAGG GACCGTGGTATTCTACAGCTCTCTCACGATGACTGGTTTACGGCTGCCAGACCCAAAGTTGACGGCGCCATTAATCTCCATCAAGCTTTGGAACACTGTGATTTGGATTTCTTCACTTTATTCAGCTCCATATCCTATGTTGTAGGCCAGGTAGGCCAAGCAAACTATTCAGCAGCCAATGCTTACTTGACGGCGTTCACTCAATTCCGTCACCAGCAAGGTTTGCCTGCGGGTGTGGTGAATGTAGGTGTTGTGGACGACATTGGATATGTGGTTGAAAACCCGGCTCTCCTGGAGCAATTCCGCGCCCTAAACTTCTATACAACGGGCGAAACCGAACTCCTCGATGCCCTCACGTATACCATGTCTCATCAACACCCAACAGCATCCTCTTCAGACGACGGCTTCTTTAACCCAGCGGAGCTCACTATCGGCCTCAAGAGCACGAAATCATTGTCCGATCCTAATAACCGCTCCATTTGGAAACGCGACCGACGCATGGCCCAAGCACATCTCCAAGATGCCGGTGCAACTTCCGGTGCTTCAACCGGATCCGAGGATTTTGGTCAGTTCATGAAGAGCGTCAACGCCAGTCCTTCGCTGCTTGATACACCGAGCAACCTCGATTTTCTGACAGCTCAGATTGGCACGTGTATTTACAACCTCATGTCACGAGATGTCAAGGACTTGGACCTTAGCCTGAATTTGACCCAGCTTGGTGTTGATTCGCTTGTTGCCATCGAGATTCGTAATTGGTGGCGCCGTACGCTTGGAGTCAACGTCAGCGTGCTTGAGTTTATGGATGCTGGAAGCATAGAAAACTTGGGCAAATTAGCTGCCAAGGGCATAAAGGAAGCCCACAGAGCCGCATAG